A window from Salvia miltiorrhiza cultivar Shanhuang (shh) chromosome 2, IMPLAD_Smil_shh, whole genome shotgun sequence encodes these proteins:
- the LOC131007867 gene encoding uncharacterized protein LOC131007867, protein MGSKTICLCCLFFVVLFTSPFVILITLSYVGVKPRFYIQEIYIPSLNNSNTHNNATNLNTSIFIDLKFKRVVAHVPLRYEDVNITLYYGSNRSFGAVGSYVVAGFSQGKKKTARRRAVVEARGLPWEDAFEKISGGSAVALAVELATKYKLRRCDEGNCYYTKPKTVVVAADLVVDASGLEVSKKPIRLH, encoded by the coding sequence atggGCTCCAAAACTATATGCCTATGTTGCCTATTTTTTGTTGTGCTCTTCACCTCTCCATTTGTGATACTAATAACCCTAAGTTACGTGGGAGTGAAGCCAAGATTCTACATTCAAGAAATATACATTCCATCCCTCAATAATTCCAACACACACAATAATGCTACAAACCTCAACACTTCCATATTCATCGACCTCAAATTCAAGAGAGTGGTGGCCCACGTCCCCCTCCGCTACGAAGATGTAAACATCACACTCTACTATGGCTCCAACAGAAGCTTCGGCGCCGTCGGCAGCTACGTCGTCGCCGGATTCTCGCAGGGCAAGAAGAAGACCGCCCGCCGCAGAGCGGTGGTGGAGGCTCGCGGCCTGCCGTGGGAGGATGCCTTCGAGAAGATCTCCGGCGGGTCGGCGGTGGCTCTGGCGGTGGAGCTGGCGACCAAGTATAAGCTGCGGCGGTGCGATGAAGGCAATTGCTATTATACAAAGCCAAAGACGGTGGTGGTTGCGGCTGATTTGGTGGTGGATGCCTCTGGTTTGGAGGTTTCGAAGAAGCCTATAAGACTCCATTAA
- the LOC131012725 gene encoding pentatricopeptide repeat-containing protein At1g12775, mitochondrial-like — translation MMNRRAAVSAINLIHGRGFLNGWSHKSGILSPPFSLFSSKAFQPKQPRIDFSCVKELKDAIELFQKMKSMRREPSIRMYNNLLSVTVKIEQYSFALYMFDEILRMGVPVDVYTMTIAVNCCCLLKDIKSGFAIMGIFFKRGYEPNVATFTTLIKGLFLDHKVVEAGKLFNKILRFGICEPNDVMILAMVDGLCKSGNVLPASDLVRRLERSRLRPDVKTYSALLDGLRKSGMVDDAFKLLSTMTEKGISPDVVTYNSMIQGLCDLGRLEDVKVLMDDMSNSNISIDVVTFSILIDAYCKERRMKEAEDLLDIMKQRNVCPNVVTYNTLMEGYCLRGEIDKARQVLDSMVDKGLKPNIVSYSCLLNGYCKKERVDEAWLLFLEVPLKGMEHNTCTYNTMIHGLFSKRRFSEGWKLFKDMGARRVSPDMYTYSTLLDGLCRNGDTDEALSFLHLIEGKGVNPDRVTYGAVINGLCKNGKHDVARDLLNRLPSRGVQPNARIYNMIIGALCQEGSTEEAKCLLTEMQNRGCAPDELTYNIMTRSFLKKKELSKAIQYLEEMREKGISADVSTLSMVVDQMQTEDDFLLKLMKDVWPKDIVS, via the coding sequence ATGATGAACAGAAGAGCTGCTGTTTCTGCAATAAATCTGATTCATGGAAGGGGATTTCTCAATGGATGGTCGCATAAATCGGGtattctctctcctccattctctctcttctcttccaaGGCTTTTCAACCTAAGCAGCCCAGAATCGATTTCAGTTGTGTTAAAGAATTAAAGGATGCTATTGAATTGTTTCAAAAAATGAAGAGTATGCGGCGGGAGCCTTCTATTCGAATGTACAACAATCTTTTGAGTGTTACTGTAAAGATTGAGCAGTATTCTTTTGCCCTTTATATGTTTGATGAAATTCTTAGGATGGGTGTTCCTGTTGATGTTTATACGATGACTATTGCTGTCAACTGTTGTTGTCTCTTGAAAGATATAAAATCTGGCTTTGCTATAATGGGTATATTTTTCAAGAGAGGCTACGAACCAAATGTCGCGACATTCACCACTTTGATTAAAGGGCTGTTTTTAGATCATAAGGTGGTCGAGGCTGGAAAATTGTTCAATAAGATTTTGCGTTTCGGAATATGTGAGCCTAATGATGTGATGATTCTGGCGATGGTAGATGGGCTTTGTAAATCAGGAAATGTCCTTCCAGCGAGCGATTTAGTACGTAGATTAGAAAGAAGTAGGCTGAGACCTGATGTTAAGACTTATAGTGCATTACTCGACGGGCTACGCAAATCTGGAATGGTGGATGATGCTTTTAAGCTCCTATCCACGATGACCGAAAAGGGTATTTCACCCGATGTTGTCACATATAACTCGATGATTCAGGGGTTGTGCGACCTAGGGAGATTGGAGGATGTTAAGGTTCTGATGGATGATATGTCCAATTCTAATATTTCTATCGATGTCGTAACTTTTAGTATATTGATTGATGCATACTGCAAGGAGAGAAGGATGAAAGAGGCTGAGGATTTGTTGGATATTATGAAGCAACGTAATGTATGCCCTAATGTTGTCACTTATAATACGCTAATGGAGGGGTATTGTTTGAGAGGGGAAATCGATAAAGCACGACAAGTACTTGATTCCATGGTTGACAAGGGACTTAAGCCTAATATTGTTAGCTACAGTTGCTTATTAAATGGATACTGCAAAAAGGAAAGAGTAGACGAAGCTTGGCTTCTTTTTCTTGAAGTTCCTTTGAAAGGTATGGAGCATAATACATGTACTTATAATACCATGATTCATGGATTGTTTAGTAAGCGTAGATTTTCTGAGGGTTGGAAGCTTTTCAAGGATATGGGAGCTCGACGAGTAAGTCCTGACATGTATACTTATAGTACATTGTTGGATGGGTTGTGCAGGAATGGGGACACTGATGAAGCTCTTTCTTTTCTGCATTTGATTGAAGGGAAAGGAGTTAATCCTGATAGAGTCACGTATGGGGCTGTCATTAATGGGTTATGCAAAAATGGAAAACATGATGTTGCGAGAGATCTTCTCAACCGACTTCCTTCTAGAGGTGTGCAACCTAATGCTCGAATATACAATATGATCATCGGTGCACTTTGTCAAGAAGGTTCTACGGAGGAGGCAAAATGTTTGCTTACTGAGATGCAGAATCGTGGTTGTGCACCCGACGAATTGACATACAACATCATGACGCGAAGTTTCCTAAAGAAGAAAGAGCTTAGCAAGGCAATACAATACTTGGAGGAAATGCGCGAAAAGGGAATATCAGCAGATGTTTCTACTCTTTCCATGGTAGTTGATCAAATGCAAACCGAAGATGATTTTCTTCTCAAATTGATGAAGGATGTTTGGCCAAAGGATATTGTATCATAG